The following DNA comes from Thermoanaerobaculales bacterium.
CATGTCCTGGATCGCGCGGGAGATCGCGGCGCGCGGCGGCGAGGTCAGCTTTCGCGACTACATGGAGCTGGCGCTCTACCACCCCCGGCACGGCTACTACAGCGCGGCCACGCCGCGCTACGGTCGCGGCGGGGACTTCCTGACGGCGCCGACGGCGTCGCCGTGGTACGCGGTCGTGCTGGCGGGCCTCGTCGAGCGTCTCGCCGCGCGCGCCGGCCCGGTCTGCTTTCTCGATGTCGCCTCGGGCGACGGCGCGCTCCTCGTCGACCTGCTGTCCGCGATGGCGGACGGTGGCGCCGCCGCGATCCGGGAGGCCTGCTCGGTCGAGCGCTCGTCACCGATGCGAGCCGCCCAGCTCGCCCGGCTCGGCGGCGCGGCCAAGGTGTCGATCAGGGTGGTGGCGTCGCTCGAGGAGGTGGAGCGCACGGCAGGCCCGGTCGTCGTGCACGCGTGCGAGCTCTACGACGCGCTGCCGGTGCATCGGGTCGTGATGAGGCCGGGCGGCCTCAGCGAGCTGCGAGTGGCGGCGGTCGGCGACGCTTGCCGCTGGAGCGAGTCGCCGGCCGGGGGCGAGCTCGATCGGTACTTCGCCAGCCACGGCGTGAGGCTCGAGCCCGGGCAGATCGCGGAGGCGCGCCTCGACGCGGAGCGGCTGCACTCGAGCCTGCTCGAGCTCGCCGGGGGCGACGGGCTGGCGGTGATCACCGACTACGGCTACGAAGCGCGCCGCCTCTACGACCCCCGCGGCCGCCGCGGCGGCTCGCTGGCCGTCCAGCGCGCCCACCGGGTGTCTCGCGATCCGTTCCTGGAGCCCGGCGAGCGCGACCTCAGCGCCCACGTCAACTGGGACGATCTCCGGCGCGCCGCCGACGCCGCCGGCTGGCGGGAGATCGCGCTGACCGGCCTCGCGCCCTTCCTCATCCGCGCCGGGCTCGCCGGGCAGATGGAGCGGCTGGGGGTGGGCGAGGCGGCCGGGCTCGACGCTCGGACGGTGGCCGAGCGGCAGGAGATCAAGCGCCTGCTCGACCCCGACGGCATGGGCTCGGACCTCAAGGTTCTGGTGCAGGGGAAGGGGCCGCTGGCTGACGCCGCAGCAGAGGATCTAGGATCTGGGGTCTAGGGGATAGGGCCCGTCTCCCCGTTCCCGTTCCCGAAACGCCGCTCAAGGTCGGGACGGCCCGTCGGACACTGAGGATCTAGGATCTGGGATCTAGGGGATAGGGCCCGCCTCCCCGTTCCCGTTCCCGTTCCCGTTCCCGAAATGACCCTCGACGCTGGTGCCCCCCGTCGGGAACGGGAGCGGGCACGGGTACGGGAACGGGCTGGGACGCGATCCGAGTCGAGAAGGCCTACTCCTCGAGGTGGATCCTGAGCTCGTCGAGCAGCTTCTCGATCTCGGCGACGGTGTTCCCGGCGTCGACCATCCGCTTGATGCCGTCGCGGCGCAGCGAGATCTCGACCTTGCCGTCGGCGAGTCCGCGCGATCCGACCACGACCCGCACCGGGAAGCCGATCAGGTCGGCGTCGTTGAACTTGACGCCGGGGCGCTCGGCCCGATCGTCGTAGAGGACGTCGATGCCGGCGCCGGCGAGCTCCTGGTAGAGGCGGTCGGCCGCCGCGACGACGTCGGGCTGGTCGGAGTTGAGCAGCACCAGCAGCACCTCGTAGGGGGCCAGCGGCAGCGGCCAGATGATGCCGCGCTGATCGTGGTTCTGCTCGATCGCCGCGGCCGCCGTCCGGCCGACGCCCAGCCCGTAGCAGCCCATGATCATCGGGTGGTCGGCGCCCTCGTGGTCGAGGAAGGAGCACTTCATCGCCGCGGAGTACTTGGTGCCGAGCTTGAACACGTGCCCGACCTCGATGCCACGCCGCTCGACGAGCGAGCCCGGGCAGCGCGGGCAAGGGTCGCCGGCGCGGGCGCGCCGGAGGTCGGCCACCTGGGCGGGAGAGAAGTCGCGGCCCGGCACCACGCCGACCAGGTGGGTGTCGGCGGCGTTGGCCCCGGTCGCTGCGACCGGCAGCTCCATCACCGTCCCGTCGGCCACGATGCGCGCGCCCTCGAGCCCGACCGGCCCGGCGAATCCCTGTGGCGCGCGAGTGACCTGCTCGATCTTCTGCTCCGACGCGAGCTGGAGGTGAACGGCTCCGAGCAGGTTCTTGAGCTTGACCTCGTTGACCTCGAGGTCGCCTCGGATGAGAGCCGCCACGAACTCGGTGTCGGTCTCGAAGATCATGGTCTTGATGAGGTGTGAGGGCGCGATGCCGAGGAACGAGGCGACCTCCTCGACGCTGCGCTGCTCCGGGGTGTCGACCGCTCGCGGCGACGCCGGGGTGTCGAGCGGCCATGGCGGCGCCGCGGCGAGCGCGCCGGTGGTCGCCTTCTCGGAGTTGGCGCCGTAGCCGCACTCGGGGCACGACAGCACCGCGTCCTCGCCGGTGTCGGCGAGCACCATGAACTCGTGCGACTCCGAGCCGCCGATGTTGCCGGTGTCGGCCTCGACCTGGACGAAAGACAGGCCGCAGCGCGTGAACACCCGGCGGTAGGCGTTCTCCATTGCCCGGTAGGTGTGGTCGAGGTCCTCGGCGTCGGCGTGGAAGGAGTAGGCGTCCTTCATCAGGAACTCGCGCCCGCGCATCAGGCCGAAGCGCGGCCGGATCTCGTCCCGGAACTTGACCTGGATCTGGTAGAGGCTCACCGGCAGCTGGCGGTAGGAGGTGACCGAGCGGCGGACGATGTCGGTGATCACCTCCTCGTGGGTCGGACCGAAGCAGAAGTCGCGCTGGTGGCGGTCCTTGATGCGCAGCAGCTCGGGCCCGTACGCGAACCAGCGCCCGGACTCCTGCCACAGCTCGGCCGGCTGGACCGCCGGCAGCACCAGCTCGGACGAGCCGGCGCGGTCCATCTCATCGCGGATGATGGCCTGCAGCTTCTGCAGCACCCGCCACCCCAGGGGCAGGTAGTTGTAGATGCCGGTCGCGACCTTGGAAATGAGGCCTGCCCGGACCATCAGGCGGTGGGACACGACCTCCGCGTCCGAGGGGTCCTGGCGCAGGGTGTAGAGAAAGGTCCGACTCCATCGCATCTTCGAACTCCTCCTGGAGCCTGTGGCACGCCGGCGCCACCCTGGCGGGAGTCGCGCGGAGGCGGAGGCCGCTAGAGCAGCGCGTCCAGCCGGGCCCGGAGGCTCTTCTTGTCGACGACGCCGACGATCCGGTCGGCGATCTGCCCGCCCTTGACGAGGATGAGGGTCGGAATGGCCTGGATTCCGAGCTGGGTCGCCACATCCTTGTTCTGATCGACGTCGAGCTTGCCGATCACGGCGCGGCCGGCGTACTCCTCGGCGAGCTCCTCGACGATCGGCGCGACCGCCCGGCACGGGCCGCACCACACCGCCCAGAAGTCCACGAGCGCCGGCACGTCGGCACTCATGATCACGTCGTGGAAGTTGCCATCGGTCACTTCGAGCGCTTTTCCGGCCATCTTTCGAGCCTCCGCATGTCGACCCGGAGCTCCGGGCGCGGCACATGGTACTACAGCAGCGAAGGGGGTAGGTGTTGGGGGAAGGGGGTCGGTTCCCGTTCCCGTTCCCGTTCCCGCTTCCGTGCCCGCTTCCGTTCCCGTTCCCGTTCCCGGAACGCTGCTCGCGTCTGGCACGACGTCCATCGGAGATAGAAACGGGCACGGAGACGAAGCGATGCAGCGCTGGCCGCGGGGTGCGAATCAGATCGGTGCTGCTTCCGAACCGGCGGCACCACCGCGCGCGCCGCGGAGGTCCTCGAGCACCAATCGCGCGACCCGGTCGCCGTACGCGATCGCGTAGTTCATCCCGCGGTCCTCGGGGAAGATCTGGGCCATGCAGCACAGGTAGAGGCCGGTCACCGAGGTTCGCATGCCCGGGATCTGCTCCCGGTAGCCGCGCGTCACCACCGGCTGGGCGTAGTCGGCGTGGAAGTGATGGCTGGCCAGGATCCACGAGCGATCGAAGGAAGGGTTGACGCGTTGCAGGGCGGGCAGATAGCTGTTCAGGACCTCTTCCTTGTTCGCCCGGTAGAGCGGGTGATCGGGGAAGAGGTAGTTGGAGATGTAGAGGATGTGGCGGCCGCCGTAGCGGTCGCGCGGGATGTAGTTGGTGTGCTCGATGAGCCCTCCGAACGGCATTTCGGGGTCGGCGATGTTCAGCCAGTAGAAGGGCGTCAGCGAGCGACTCAGCTCGAGCACGGTGCAGATCGCGGCGGTGGCCTGCAGCCCCTGCAGGCGGCCCAGCTCCTGCGGGTCGAGGAGATGGCCGGCGATCTCGATGTGGTCCGGCACCGGCGCCGCCACCACGACCCGGTCCGCGGGCTGCGCGCCGGAGCGGGTGACCACCTGGAAGCGGCCGTCCGCCCGCTCGACCCGGCGGACCGGCTCGCTGAGGCAGAGCTGCCCGCCCGCGGCGGCGATCCGGCCCTCGAGGGCGGTGATCAGCCGGGCGAACGAGCCGCGCATGTAGCCGAGCCGCTCGCCCAACCCGGACTCGGATCGCGAGCGGCCGCGCAACCGCAGCTTGCCCCACAGCCACACCATCGCGACCTGCTCGGCGCGGTCGGCGAACTTCTGGTGGAACAGGGGGCCCCAGACCGTGCGCCAGACCCGTTCGCCCTGGGTGCGCCGGATCCACTCCACGGCGGTGACGTTCTCGAACTGCTGGTAGCGCCCGGTGTACTGCAGCCGTAGCGTCGCCAGCACGAAGCGCAGCTTGTCGACGGGGTTGAGGGGACGGAAGCGGAGCAGCGAGACCGGGGTGCCGAAGTCCCACAGCCGCCCCTCGGTCCAGATGCCCATCCGCGACGGCAGCCACTCCAGGAGATCGCCGACGCCGAGCTCCTCGGCGAGCGCAACGGCAGCGCGGTCCGAGGTGAACAGGTGGTGGTAGAAGGCCTCGAGCGGCTCGCCGCCGACCTCGAGGACCCGGGCCAGGCCGCCGGGCCGCGGGTATCTCTCGTAGATCCGCACCCGGTGTCCCCGCTCGGCGAGGCGGAGGGCGGCCGTCAGGCCAGACAGGCCGGCGCCGACGACAGCGATCTCTCCCACGACCCTACGCTACCGAAGCGGCGCCGTCCCGTCAAAGCTCGCGGCCGATGCGCGCAGCGCATCGTGAGGAGTTCGTGCCGCAGTGGCCGTCCGCGTGACCTTCAGTCGATCACCTGCGCCGACAGGCCAATGCGGGACGAACGCCTAGAAGATCACGTGATCGACGTAGAACTGCTCCATCGACACCCGCTTCTCGGCCAGCGATCGCGCCATCTCGGGCGTGATGCGGAAGGTGCCGGAGGCCCGGCCGGTCGTCTCGATCATCTGCAGCTCGACCGCCGTCGGGGCGAGCTCGGGCTGGAGCTTCAGGATCAGCGCGAAGGCGTCGGTCACGATCCGCAGCGCCTCGAAGACCTCGCGCTGGGAGTCGGTCACGGTCTGGACGAAGAAGTACTCCGGCCGGGTGCCGGCGCTGGTGCGGTAGATCAGGAGGTTGCGGTCGTCGAAGTACTTGGTGAAGGCGCGATCGACCCGCTCGTCGTGGTAGGCGGTCGGCTGGAGCTTGATACCCGGCGTCGGCGTGGGCGTCGGCACGTACTTCGCGGACAGCTCCGGGTCCCGGGAGCCGGCGTCGATGCTCGCGAACTGGCCGAGAGATCGCTTGGGAGTGGGGGTCGGGATCGGGGTGCCGGTCAGCGACAGCTCGTCGATGACGAGAGCATCGCCGAGCCCCTGCTGGTTGTAGCGCTCGGTCGCCACGAGGTCGACCTGGTCGACCGGGTACGAGGCGACGGTCCCGGTCACGAGGGTCAGGATCGCGTTCGCGCCGTCGATCCGGAGCGGATCACGGCACGGGATCTTGTGGCCGTTCTTCAGGATCACCACGTAGCCGTCCGCCGACGCCGCGACCGCCACGGCCACGATGAGGACCGCGACGACACCGATCTGTACGGTTCGCATCAGAGGGCCTCCATCGACCAGCCCATTATATCCATCCGGTGAACGGTTCCGGCGACCGGCGGCCGAAATACCGCTCAGAAGCGGTCGAGGCTCGCGGCCGGCTCCATGCGGGCGGTCGACACCACGCTGATCAGCTCGCTGCGCGAGCGCGTTCCGGTCTTTCGGTAGAGGCTCTTGAGGTGGTCGCGGACGGTGTGCTCGCTGATCGACAGCCGGCAGGCGATCTCCGACGTGCCGCGCCCCTCGAGCAGCAGGCCGATCACCTCCTGCTCGCGGGGGGACACGCCGTAGTGGGCGCAGAACGCCTCCAGGAACAGGACCGGCAGGGTCGTCAGCGGCTGCAGCAGCGCGGCCGCAGCGACACCGCTGACGCCGGACTCGCCCCCGAGGAGCACGATCTCGCAGCCGATCACCGAGCCGTCGGTGAGCACCAGCAGCGAGTTCCACGCCCGCCGGGCCAGGTGCCCGTCGAGCAGCTTCTTCGCCGCTGACCGCAGCCGCGCGAACAGGGTCGGGAAGGGTTGGCCCGGCTGGCCGCTGTCGGGGAGGCCCTCGGCCGGCTGCGACAGCAGGGCATCCGCGCGCGGGTTCGCGTACACGATGTCGGCAGCGCGGTCGAACAGCAGCACCGCGCTGGTCGATGCCTCCATCCCGGCGAGCAGCACCGCGAGCTGGGCCGAGGAGCGTACGCCCTGCAGGATCCCATCGAGGGAAAACGCCACCAGGTCGGCCAGCCGGCCGGGAACGTCGCCGGCCCCACCGAGCCGGAGGGTGCCCCGGTGCTGCCGCAGCTCGAGCGGGTGGACTGCGGCCTCGGCGGTCGGCTCGCCCCGGCGGTAGCGGCCCACCTGCCCGTCGGGGGTCACCAGCTCGAGCTCGACGAACGACGCGCCCACCGTGACGGCGATCAGCTCGAGGAACCGCTGGATCTCGGGGTGGTCCTCGGGGGGGCAGCTCGGGCGAAGGAGGATCGAAGGTCTCACCCGCCGCGATTATACCCAGGCGCCGCAACGGCGGCACTGGCGGCGAGCGCGCTTGACCGGCAGGGAGGCGTTATCTAGACTGCGTCTCCCATGCTGGAGACGCTTCAGGACCGTCTCGCTCGAGTGACGAAGGCGCTGCGCGGCGAGGGCCACCTCACCGAGTACCACGTCGAATCGGCCCTCCGGGAGATCCGGCTCGCGCTGCTCGAGGCCGATGTCAGCGTCGAGGTGGTCACCCGCTTCATCGATCGCGTCCGCGAGCGCGCGGTGGGCAAGGAGGTGCTCAGCTCGGTGACCCCGGCCCAGATGGTGACCAAGATCGTGCACGACGAGCTGGTCAACCTGCTGGGGGGACAGACCGCCGAGCTCGACTTCAGGGGCCGTCCCGCGGTGATCATGCTGGTCGGCCTGCAGGGCTCGGGCAAGACCACCACGGCGGCCAAGCTCGCCCGCTGGATCAAGTCCTCGAAGGGCCTGTTCCCGCTGCTCGTGCCCGCCGACACCTCGCGCCCGGCGGCGCGCGAGCAGCTGCTGGTGCTCGGGCAGCAGGCCGCGATCCCGACCATCGACACCCGCGACATGGAGGACCCCGAGGCCATCGCACGGCGCGCGCTGCGGGAAGCGTCGATCAAGGGCTATCAGGTGCTGCTGTTCGACACCGCCGGCCGGCTGCACGTCGACGACGAGCTGATGGACGAGCTCGGCCGGCTGAAGAAGATCCTGGCGCCGAAGCACATCGTGTTCGTCGCCGACGCGATGACCGGCCAGGACGCGGTGCGCTCGGCGCGCGCGTTCCACGATCACCTCGACATCACCGGGGTGATCCTGACCAAGCTCGACGGCGACGCCAGGGGCGGCGCCGCACTGTCGATCCGCGAGGTCGTGGGCCGGCCGATCGTGTTCGCGGGAATCGGCGAGCGGCTGGAGAACCTCGAGCAGTTTCACCCCGACCGGATGGCCGGCCGCATCCTCGGGATGGGCGACGTGGCGACCCTGGTCGAGAAGGCGCAGGACGCGCTGGACGAGCGCAAGGCCCGCCGCCTCGAGGCCAAGCTCAAGAAGAACAAGTTCGATCTCGGCGACCTGCGCGACCAGCTGCAGAGCCTGGGCAAGATGGGCCCGCTGCAGCAGGTGCTCGAGATGGTGCCGGGCGCGGGCAAGATGCTGCCCGCCGGCGGCGCCACCGAGGCGCAGGAGCTGCAGCTCAAGAGGATGGGAGCCTGCATCGACTCGATGACGCCGCAGGAGCGTCGGCACCCCCAGATCCTCAACGCCTCGCGCAAGCGTCGGGTGGCGAAGGGGTCGGGAAC
Coding sequences within:
- a CDS encoding SAM-dependent methyltransferase, with translation MSWIAREIAARGGEVSFRDYMELALYHPRHGYYSAATPRYGRGGDFLTAPTASPWYAVVLAGLVERLAARAGPVCFLDVASGDGALLVDLLSAMADGGAAAIREACSVERSSPMRAAQLARLGGAAKVSIRVVASLEEVERTAGPVVVHACELYDALPVHRVVMRPGGLSELRVAAVGDACRWSESPAGGELDRYFASHGVRLEPGQIAEARLDAERLHSSLLELAGGDGLAVITDYGYEARRLYDPRGRRGGSLAVQRAHRVSRDPFLEPGERDLSAHVNWDDLRRAADAAGWREIALTGLAPFLIRAGLAGQMERLGVGEAAGLDARTVAERQEIKRLLDPDGMGSDLKVLVQGKGPLADAAAEDLGSGV
- a CDS encoding proline--tRNA ligase: MRWSRTFLYTLRQDPSDAEVVSHRLMVRAGLISKVATGIYNYLPLGWRVLQKLQAIIRDEMDRAGSSELVLPAVQPAELWQESGRWFAYGPELLRIKDRHQRDFCFGPTHEEVITDIVRRSVTSYRQLPVSLYQIQVKFRDEIRPRFGLMRGREFLMKDAYSFHADAEDLDHTYRAMENAYRRVFTRCGLSFVQVEADTGNIGGSESHEFMVLADTGEDAVLSCPECGYGANSEKATTGALAAAPPWPLDTPASPRAVDTPEQRSVEEVASFLGIAPSHLIKTMIFETDTEFVAALIRGDLEVNEVKLKNLLGAVHLQLASEQKIEQVTRAPQGFAGPVGLEGARIVADGTVMELPVAATGANAADTHLVGVVPGRDFSPAQVADLRRARAGDPCPRCPGSLVERRGIEVGHVFKLGTKYSAAMKCSFLDHEGADHPMIMGCYGLGVGRTAAAAIEQNHDQRGIIWPLPLAPYEVLLVLLNSDQPDVVAAADRLYQELAGAGIDVLYDDRAERPGVKFNDADLIGFPVRVVVGSRGLADGKVEISLRRDGIKRMVDAGNTVAEIEKLLDELRIHLEE
- the trxA gene encoding thioredoxin; the encoded protein is MAGKALEVTDGNFHDVIMSADVPALVDFWAVWCGPCRAVAPIVEELAEEYAGRAVIGKLDVDQNKDVATQLGIQAIPTLILVKGGQIADRIVGVVDKKSLRARLDALL
- a CDS encoding NAD(P)/FAD-dependent oxidoreductase → MGEIAVVGAGLSGLTAALRLAERGHRVRIYERYPRPGGLARVLEVGGEPLEAFYHHLFTSDRAAVALAEELGVGDLLEWLPSRMGIWTEGRLWDFGTPVSLLRFRPLNPVDKLRFVLATLRLQYTGRYQQFENVTAVEWIRRTQGERVWRTVWGPLFHQKFADRAEQVAMVWLWGKLRLRGRSRSESGLGERLGYMRGSFARLITALEGRIAAAGGQLCLSEPVRRVERADGRFQVVTRSGAQPADRVVVAAPVPDHIEIAGHLLDPQELGRLQGLQATAAICTVLELSRSLTPFYWLNIADPEMPFGGLIEHTNYIPRDRYGGRHILYISNYLFPDHPLYRANKEEVLNSYLPALQRVNPSFDRSWILASHHFHADYAQPVVTRGYREQIPGMRTSVTGLYLCCMAQIFPEDRGMNYAIAYGDRVARLVLEDLRGARGGAAGSEAAPI
- a CDS encoding LuxR C-terminal-related transcriptional regulator, which codes for MRPSILLRPSCPPEDHPEIQRFLELIAVTVGASFVELELVTPDGQVGRYRRGEPTAEAAVHPLELRQHRGTLRLGGAGDVPGRLADLVAFSLDGILQGVRSSAQLAVLLAGMEASTSAVLLFDRAADIVYANPRADALLSQPAEGLPDSGQPGQPFPTLFARLRSAAKKLLDGHLARRAWNSLLVLTDGSVIGCEIVLLGGESGVSGVAAAALLQPLTTLPVLFLEAFCAHYGVSPREQEVIGLLLEGRGTSEIACRLSISEHTVRDHLKSLYRKTGTRSRSELISVVSTARMEPAASLDRF
- the ffh gene encoding signal recognition particle protein gives rise to the protein MLETLQDRLARVTKALRGEGHLTEYHVESALREIRLALLEADVSVEVVTRFIDRVRERAVGKEVLSSVTPAQMVTKIVHDELVNLLGGQTAELDFRGRPAVIMLVGLQGSGKTTTAAKLARWIKSSKGLFPLLVPADTSRPAAREQLLVLGQQAAIPTIDTRDMEDPEAIARRALREASIKGYQVLLFDTAGRLHVDDELMDELGRLKKILAPKHIVFVADAMTGQDAVRSARAFHDHLDITGVILTKLDGDARGGAALSIREVVGRPIVFAGIGERLENLEQFHPDRMAGRILGMGDVATLVEKAQDALDERKARRLEAKLKKNKFDLGDLRDQLQSLGKMGPLQQVLEMVPGAGKMLPAGGATEAQELQLKRMGACIDSMTPQERRHPQILNASRKRRVAKGSGTSVEEINRLLRQFGQMRKLMKRLGKVDARTLKRQLGIR